The following proteins are co-located in the Pseudomonas sp. ATCC 13867 genome:
- the cobT gene encoding nicotinate-nucleotide--dimethylbenzimidazole phosphoribosyltransferase, with protein sequence MSLQWWLQGTQPIDRVAQDKAAARQDRLTKPRGALGRLEEETIRLAGLQGRERPTLEHLWIALFAGDHGVVAEGVSAYPQAVTVEMLRNFVRGGAAISVLARDLEAHLEVIDLGTATPLEPLPGVLHLMVGAGTANFTRSPAMTAAQCLTALEAGRESVRRAQQAGAELFIGGEMGIGNTSAAAALACALLDEPAQALVGPGTGLDAQGVARKVEVIERALALHRPQCDEPFEALCRLGGFEIAALAGAYLACAQKGIPALVDGFICSTAALCATHLNPNCRDWLLFAHAGAEPGHDRVLSALNAQPLLDLGLRLGEGSGAALAVPLLRQACRLHSGMATFAEAAVSDRPA encoded by the coding sequence ATGAGTCTGCAATGGTGGCTGCAAGGTACCCAGCCGATCGACCGCGTGGCGCAGGACAAGGCCGCCGCGCGCCAGGACCGGTTGACCAAGCCGCGCGGCGCGCTGGGCCGCCTGGAAGAGGAAACCATCCGTCTGGCCGGCCTGCAGGGCCGCGAGCGGCCGACGCTGGAACACCTCTGGATCGCCCTGTTCGCCGGTGACCACGGCGTGGTGGCCGAGGGCGTATCGGCCTATCCGCAGGCGGTGACCGTCGAGATGCTGCGCAACTTCGTGCGCGGCGGCGCGGCGATCAGCGTGCTGGCGCGTGATCTCGAGGCGCACCTGGAGGTGATCGACCTCGGCACGGCGACGCCGCTGGAACCGCTGCCGGGTGTGCTGCACCTGATGGTTGGCGCCGGCACCGCGAACTTCACCCGGTCGCCGGCGATGACCGCTGCGCAGTGCCTGACCGCCCTGGAAGCCGGGCGCGAGTCGGTGCGCCGGGCGCAGCAGGCCGGCGCGGAGCTGTTCATCGGCGGCGAGATGGGTATCGGCAATACCAGCGCGGCGGCCGCGCTGGCCTGCGCGCTGCTGGATGAACCGGCGCAGGCGCTGGTCGGCCCCGGTACCGGGCTGGATGCGCAGGGGGTGGCGCGCAAGGTCGAAGTGATCGAGCGTGCCTTGGCCTTGCACCGCCCCCAGTGCGACGAGCCTTTCGAAGCGCTGTGCCGCCTCGGCGGTTTCGAGATTGCCGCGCTGGCCGGCGCTTACCTTGCCTGCGCGCAGAAAGGCATTCCGGCGCTGGTGGACGGCTTCATCTGCAGCACGGCTGCGCTGTGCGCCACGCACCTCAACCCCAATTGCCGCGACTGGCTGCTGTTCGCCCATGCCGGTGCGGAACCGGGGCACGACCGTGTGCTCAGCGCGCTCAACGCGCAGCCGCTGCTGGACCTCGGCCTGCGCCTGGGCGAGGGCAGCGGCGCGGCGCTGGCGGTGCCGCTGCTGCGCCAGGCCTGCCGGCTGCACAGCGGCATGGCCACCTTCGCCGAGGCGGCGGTGTCGGATCGCCCGGCATGA
- a CDS encoding adenosylcobinamide-GDP ribazoletransferase, with translation MPTPEQFGRATLFYPLVGLLIGGLLMGVGELLVNVHLLLQAALLLALWVLISGALHLDGLADTADAWVGGLGDRERTLAIMKDPCCGPAAVVTLVVVLLLKFAALAAVLGNHQYWALLLAPWLGRCALPLLFFSTEYARRGGLGQALADHLPRRATPWMLAGNAALMVVMGLPGMLAVAVALVVFVWLRRRFIARLGGTTGDTAGAMVELIECAVLVALAV, from the coding sequence ATGCCCACGCCGGAACAGTTCGGCCGGGCGACGCTGTTCTATCCGCTGGTGGGGTTGCTGATCGGCGGGCTGCTGATGGGCGTGGGCGAGTTGCTGGTCAACGTGCACCTGCTGTTGCAGGCGGCGCTGTTGCTGGCGCTGTGGGTCCTGATCAGCGGTGCGCTGCACCTGGATGGCCTGGCCGATACGGCGGATGCCTGGGTCGGCGGCCTGGGCGATCGCGAGCGCACCCTGGCGATCATGAAGGATCCGTGCTGCGGGCCTGCGGCGGTGGTGACGCTGGTCGTGGTGTTGCTGCTGAAGTTCGCCGCGCTTGCCGCGGTGCTCGGCAACCACCAGTACTGGGCGCTGCTGCTGGCGCCGTGGCTGGGACGTTGTGCATTGCCTTTGCTGTTCTTCAGCACCGAGTACGCCCGCCGCGGCGGCCTCGGGCAGGCGCTGGCGGACCACTTGCCGCGCCGGGCGACACCCTGGATGCTGGCGGGCAACGCCGCGCTGATGGTGGTGATGGGGTTGCCCGGAATGCTTGCGGTGGCGGTTGCGCTGGTGGTCTTCGTCTGGCTGCGCCGCCGCTTCATCGCCCGCCTGGGCGGTACCACCGGGGATACCGCCGGGGCGATGGTGGAGCTGATCGAGTGCGCAGTGCTGGTGGCGCTGGCGGTCTGA
- a CDS encoding MFS transporter: protein MSKLSRTAFWILLSGALILALSLGIRHGFGLFLAPMSAEFGWGRETFAFAIALQNLIWGIAQPFTGAIADRFGAMRTVLVGGILYAVGLVLMGYSDSAFSLSLSAGLLIGIGLSGTSFSVILGAVGRAVPLERRSMAMGISAAAGSFGQFVMLPGTLGLISWLGWSAALLALGLLVALIVPLSGLMRDKPLPVQGHEQTLGEALREAAGHSGFWLLSLGFFVCGFQVVFIGVHLPAYLVDRHLPATVGTTVLALVGLFNVFGTYIAGWLGGRMSKPKLLTGLYLLRGVVIVAFLWAPLTVWTAYAFGIAMGLLWLSTVPLTNGTVATLFGVRNLSMLGGITFLFHQVGAFLGGWLGGYVYDHTGNYDLVWQVSILLSLLAGLLNWPVRERPIERPVLEAA from the coding sequence ATGTCGAAGCTATCGCGCACGGCGTTCTGGATACTCTTGTCCGGCGCCCTGATCCTGGCCTTGTCCCTGGGCATCCGCCACGGCTTCGGCCTGTTCCTGGCGCCGATGAGCGCCGAGTTCGGCTGGGGCCGCGAGACCTTCGCCTTCGCCATCGCCCTGCAGAACCTCATCTGGGGCATCGCCCAGCCGTTCACCGGGGCCATCGCCGACCGCTTCGGCGCCATGCGCACCGTGCTGGTGGGCGGCATCCTCTACGCCGTCGGCCTGGTGCTGATGGGCTACTCCGATTCGGCCTTCAGCCTGTCCTTGAGCGCGGGCCTGCTGATCGGCATCGGCCTGTCCGGCACTTCCTTCTCGGTGATCCTCGGTGCGGTGGGCCGTGCGGTACCGCTGGAGCGGCGCAGCATGGCGATGGGCATCTCGGCGGCGGCCGGCTCCTTCGGTCAGTTCGTCATGCTGCCGGGCACCCTCGGCCTGATCAGTTGGCTGGGCTGGTCCGCTGCGCTGCTGGCGCTGGGCCTGCTGGTGGCACTGATCGTTCCGCTGTCCGGGCTGATGCGCGACAAGCCGCTGCCGGTCCAGGGCCACGAGCAGACCCTTGGCGAGGCGTTGCGCGAGGCGGCCGGCCATTCCGGCTTCTGGCTGTTGTCCCTGGGCTTCTTCGTCTGCGGCTTCCAGGTGGTGTTCATCGGCGTGCACCTGCCGGCCTACCTGGTGGATCGTCACCTGCCGGCCACCGTCGGCACCACGGTGCTGGCGCTGGTGGGGCTGTTCAACGTGTTTGGCACCTACATCGCCGGCTGGCTGGGCGGGCGGATGAGCAAACCCAAGCTGCTCACCGGCCTGTACCTGCTGCGCGGCGTGGTGATCGTCGCCTTCCTCTGGGCGCCGCTGACGGTATGGACGGCCTATGCCTTCGGCATTGCGATGGGGCTGCTGTGGCTGTCCACCGTGCCGCTCACCAATGGCACCGTGGCCACGCTGTTCGGCGTGCGCAACCTGTCGATGCTCGGCGGCATCACCTTCCTGTTCCACCAGGTCGGCGCCTTCCTCGGCGGCTGGCTGGGGGGCTATGTGTATGACCACACCGGCAACTACGATCTGGTCTGGCAGGTTTCCATCCTCCTCAGCCTGCTGGCGGGCCTGCTCAACTGGCCAGTGCGTGAGCGCCCGATCGAGCGGCCAGTCCTGGAGGCCGCGTGA
- the cobD gene encoding threonine-phosphate decarboxylase CobD, giving the protein MLEHGGRLRRAAQHYGIPLAEWLDLSTGISPWPWSLPNIPASAWMRLPEDDDGLEAAARRYYGAETLLPLSGSQAAIQLLPRLRRPGKVGVVSPCYAEHAHAWRSAGHILREVGDHEVTHHLERFDVLVVVNPNNPTGRRIDPGVLLEWHARLHERGGWLVVDEAFMDCTPEQSLAPRCATRPGLVVLRSFGKFFGLAGARLGFAFAEPRLLAGLAQSLGPWAVNGPTRWAAQAVLGDLHEHIQRRRDLAEASRRLAGLLGEHGFAPQGGTSLFQWVVSMQSPVLREHLARQGILVRLFDSPASLRFGLPADEEGWRRLEHGLHTFKQMENLR; this is encoded by the coding sequence ATGCTCGAACATGGTGGCCGGTTGCGCCGGGCGGCGCAGCACTATGGCATCCCGCTGGCGGAGTGGCTGGACCTGTCCACCGGCATCTCGCCCTGGCCCTGGAGCCTGCCGAACATCCCGGCCAGCGCCTGGATGCGCCTGCCGGAAGACGACGATGGCCTGGAAGCCGCCGCGCGCCGCTACTATGGCGCCGAGACGCTGCTGCCGCTGTCCGGCAGCCAGGCGGCCATCCAGTTGCTGCCGAGGCTGCGCCGGCCGGGCAAGGTCGGCGTGGTCTCGCCCTGTTATGCCGAGCATGCCCATGCCTGGCGTAGCGCCGGGCATATCCTGCGGGAAGTCGGCGATCACGAAGTGACGCATCACCTGGAGCGTTTCGATGTGCTGGTGGTGGTCAACCCGAACAACCCCACCGGCCGACGCATCGATCCCGGCGTTCTGCTGGAGTGGCACGCGCGGTTGCACGAGCGCGGCGGCTGGCTGGTGGTGGACGAAGCCTTCATGGACTGTACCCCGGAGCAGAGCCTGGCCCCCCGTTGCGCAACCCGGCCGGGGCTGGTGGTGCTGCGATCCTTCGGCAAGTTCTTCGGCCTGGCCGGCGCGCGGCTGGGATTCGCTTTCGCCGAACCGCGCCTGCTGGCGGGCCTTGCGCAGTCGCTCGGGCCCTGGGCGGTGAACGGTCCGACGCGTTGGGCGGCGCAGGCGGTGCTGGGCGATCTCCACGAACACATCCAGCGCCGCCGCGACCTGGCCGAGGCCAGCCGGCGTCTGGCGGGGCTGCTCGGCGAGCATGGTTTCGCCCCCCAGGGCGGCACGTCGCTGTTCCAGTGGGTGGTGTCGATGCAGAGCCCGGTACTGCGCGAGCACCTGGCGCGCCAAGGGATTCTCGTGCGCCTGTTCGACTCGCCCGCCAGCCTGCGCTTCGGCCTGCCGGCGGACGAGGAGGGCTGGCGGCGCCTGGAGCATGGTTTGCACACCTTCAAGCAGATGGAGAACCTGCGATGA
- the cobU gene encoding bifunctional adenosylcobinamide kinase/adenosylcobinamide-phosphate guanylyltransferase translates to MLELILGGARSGKSRLAERLALQSGLPVTYVATAQAGDGEMSTRILQHRERRPAQWGLVEEPLALAGALERLADPQRCVLVDCLTLWVTNLLLHEDGWRLRGEIDALLEALPRLPGRIILVSNETGLGVVPMGELSRRYVDEAGWLHQSLAEVCERVVFTVAGLPTVLKGNAL, encoded by the coding sequence ATGCTTGAACTGATCCTCGGCGGCGCCCGTTCGGGCAAGAGCCGCCTGGCCGAGCGCCTGGCGCTGCAAAGCGGCCTGCCGGTCACCTATGTCGCCACGGCCCAGGCCGGCGATGGCGAGATGTCTACGCGCATCCTCCAGCACCGCGAGCGCCGTCCCGCGCAGTGGGGGCTGGTGGAGGAGCCGCTGGCCCTGGCCGGGGCGCTGGAGCGCCTGGCCGATCCACAGCGCTGCGTGCTGGTGGATTGCCTGACCCTCTGGGTCACCAACCTGCTGCTGCATGAAGACGGCTGGCGCCTGCGCGGCGAGATCGATGCGCTGCTGGAGGCGCTGCCGCGCCTGCCGGGACGGATCATCCTGGTCAGCAACGAAACCGGGCTGGGCGTGGTGCCGATGGGCGAGCTCAGCCGCCGCTATGTCGACGAGGCCGGCTGGCTGCACCAGTCGCTGGCCGAGGTCTGCGAGCGCGTGGTGTTTACCGTCGCCGGCCTGCCCACGGTGTTGAAGGGGAATGCGTTATGA
- the cobC gene encoding alpha-ribazole phosphatase family protein, producing the protein MTLFLDLLRHGETEQGGGFRGRLDDALTETGWAQMRATVGEACRWSAVVSSPLRRCAAFAQELAGRHGLPLSLDADLRELDFGQWEGLSPAKLMESDAQALGRFWSDPYAFPPPDGEPLGDFELRVFRALERLHRDHAGACVLVVTHGGVMRLLGALAGGLPARRLLEVVVDHGQCLSLAVAREGEGWRIQQAERR; encoded by the coding sequence ATGACGCTGTTCCTGGACCTGCTGCGCCACGGCGAAACCGAGCAGGGCGGCGGCTTTCGCGGGCGCCTGGACGATGCGCTGACTGAAACCGGTTGGGCACAGATGCGGGCGACGGTTGGCGAGGCGTGCCGCTGGTCGGCGGTGGTCAGCTCGCCGCTGCGCCGCTGCGCCGCGTTCGCGCAGGAACTGGCGGGCCGCCACGGGCTGCCGCTGAGCCTGGACGCCGACCTGCGCGAGCTGGACTTCGGCCAATGGGAAGGCCTTTCGCCAGCTAAGCTGATGGAAAGCGATGCCCAGGCGCTGGGGCGTTTCTGGTCCGATCCCTACGCGTTTCCTCCGCCCGACGGCGAGCCGTTGGGTGACTTCGAACTCCGCGTATTCCGCGCACTGGAGCGGTTACACCGCGACCACGCCGGCGCCTGTGTACTGGTGGTGACCCACGGTGGCGTGATGCGCCTGCTGGGGGCATTGGCTGGTGGCTTGCCGGCCCGGCGTTTGCTGGAGGTGGTGGTCGATCACGGCCAGTGCCTGTCGCTGGCCGTGGCGCGTGAAGGCGAAGGCTGGCGAATCCAGCAGGCGGAACGGCGATGA
- a CDS encoding acyl-CoA dehydrogenase C-terminal domain-containing protein, producing MPVYKAPLRDTRFLLNEVFDFPSHYQNLVNGGEATPDMVDAILGECAKLCEEVIAPLYHSGDEEGCHLENGEVRTPKGFKEAYDAYVAGGWQGLSHPVEYGGQGLPMSLGALKQEMLGTANWPFSMYPGLSLGAMNTVMQHGTEAQKQTYLTPLTEGRWGGTMCLTEPQCGTDLGQVKTRAEANTDGSYAITGTKIFISSGEHDLTENIVHIVLARLPDAPKGTRGISLFIVPKFLPGESGSLGPRNGVTCGALEKKMGIKASATCVMNFDGATGYLIGEPNKGLECMFTFMNSARIGTAIQGVATAELAYQGALAYARERRSMRALSGTKEPGEIADSLMHHGDVRRMLLTQKAVAEGGRALIYLATQYADKMIQGLLTNDNAEYDRWDDKLGFLTPILKGCLTELGLESANLGMQVFGGHGYIKEHGMEQIVRDARIATLYEGTTGIQALDLLGRKVLLMTQGKAVRDFTRQVAKFAVELLKQEPAMRGRALTLLKLCAQWNLLTLRIALTARKQRDLVSTASHDYLMFSGYAALAYSWALQEAAARKRLRQGGSESSDFYKAKIATSEFYFARLLPRAKGHAAAMAKPVQSIMGLKTEHFAFD from the coding sequence ATGCCCGTCTACAAAGCTCCGCTGCGCGACACCCGCTTCCTGCTCAACGAAGTCTTCGATTTCCCCAGCCACTACCAGAACCTGGTCAACGGCGGCGAAGCCACGCCGGACATGGTCGATGCCATTCTCGGCGAATGCGCGAAACTCTGCGAGGAGGTTATCGCCCCGCTCTACCACAGTGGCGACGAGGAAGGCTGCCACCTGGAGAACGGCGAAGTGCGCACCCCCAAGGGCTTCAAGGAAGCCTACGACGCTTACGTCGCCGGCGGCTGGCAGGGCCTGTCGCACCCGGTGGAATACGGCGGCCAGGGCCTGCCGATGAGCCTGGGCGCGCTCAAGCAGGAGATGCTGGGCACCGCCAACTGGCCGTTCTCGATGTACCCGGGGCTGTCGCTGGGCGCGATGAACACCGTGATGCAGCACGGCACCGAGGCGCAGAAGCAGACCTACCTCACCCCGCTCACCGAAGGCCGCTGGGGCGGCACCATGTGCCTGACCGAGCCGCAGTGCGGCACCGACCTGGGTCAGGTGAAGACCCGCGCCGAAGCCAACACCGACGGTAGCTACGCGATCACCGGCACCAAGATCTTCATCTCCTCCGGCGAGCACGACCTCACCGAGAACATCGTCCACATCGTGCTCGCACGCCTGCCGGACGCGCCCAAAGGCACGCGCGGCATCTCGCTGTTCATCGTGCCGAAATTCCTGCCGGGTGAAAGCGGCAGCCTCGGCCCGCGCAACGGCGTGACCTGCGGCGCGCTGGAAAAGAAGATGGGCATCAAGGCCTCGGCCACCTGCGTGATGAACTTCGACGGCGCCACCGGCTACCTGATCGGCGAACCGAACAAGGGCCTGGAGTGCATGTTCACCTTCATGAACAGCGCGCGCATCGGCACCGCCATCCAGGGCGTCGCCACCGCCGAGCTGGCCTACCAGGGCGCACTCGCCTATGCCCGCGAGCGCCGCTCGATGCGCGCCCTCTCCGGCACCAAGGAACCGGGCGAGATCGCCGACAGCCTGATGCACCACGGCGACGTGCGCCGCATGCTGCTGACCCAGAAGGCCGTGGCCGAGGGCGGCCGCGCGCTGATCTACCTAGCCACCCAGTACGCCGACAAGATGATCCAGGGCCTGCTGACCAACGACAACGCCGAATATGACCGCTGGGACGACAAGCTCGGCTTCCTCACCCCGATCCTCAAGGGCTGCCTGACCGAACTGGGCCTGGAGAGCGCTAACCTCGGCATGCAGGTATTCGGCGGCCACGGCTACATCAAGGAACACGGCATGGAGCAGATCGTCCGCGACGCGCGGATCGCCACGCTCTACGAAGGCACTACCGGCATCCAGGCGCTGGACCTGCTCGGCCGCAAGGTGCTGCTGATGACCCAGGGCAAGGCGGTGCGCGACTTCACCCGGCAGGTGGCGAAGTTCGCCGTCGAACTGCTCAAGCAGGAGCCGGCCATGCGCGGTCGCGCGCTCACCCTGCTCAAGCTCTGCGCGCAGTGGAACCTGCTGACGCTGCGCATCGCCCTCACCGCCCGCAAGCAGCGCGACCTGGTGAGCACCGCCAGCCACGACTACCTGATGTTCTCCGGCTACGCCGCGCTGGCGTATTCCTGGGCGCTGCAGGAAGCCGCCGCGCGCAAGCGCCTGCGCCAGGGCGGCAGCGAGTCGAGCGACTTCTACAAGGCGAAGATCGCTACCAGCGAGTTCTACTTCGCCCGCCTGCTGCCGCGCGCCAAGGGGCATGCGGCGGCGATGGCGAAGCCGGTGCAGTCGATCATGGGTTTGAAGACGGAGCATTTCGCCTTCGATTGA
- a CDS encoding MarR family winged helix-turn-helix transcriptional regulator has translation MLTTHCLCTKLRRSARAVTRVYDDALKGVGLTTPQFSLLRHLSRLEQPSISELAEAMGLDRSTLGRNLKPLEGEGLVRLAEGADLRNRIVVLTAEGLARIELGREAWDAAQQDVAAHLGEDKRRQLEALLDELAELES, from the coding sequence ATGCTGACGACCCACTGTCTCTGTACCAAATTGCGCCGCTCCGCCCGTGCGGTCACCCGTGTCTATGATGACGCCCTGAAGGGGGTCGGGTTGACCACGCCGCAGTTTTCCCTGTTGCGGCACCTGTCGCGGCTGGAGCAGCCGAGCATCTCCGAACTGGCCGAAGCGATGGGCCTGGACCGCAGTACCCTCGGGCGCAACCTCAAGCCGCTGGAAGGCGAGGGGCTGGTACGCCTGGCGGAGGGCGCAGACCTGCGCAACCGTATCGTGGTGCTGACCGCGGAAGGACTGGCGCGCATCGAGCTTGGCCGCGAGGCCTGGGATGCGGCGCAGCAGGATGTCGCGGCCCACCTGGGCGAGGACAAGCGCCGTCAGCTGGAAGCCTTGCTGGATGAACTGGCCGAGCTGGAGAGCTAG
- the cbiB gene encoding adenosylcobinamide-phosphate synthase CbiB yields the protein MSLALLSVLGVALDALLGEPKRWHPLVAFGRFADRLERRFNRSRTDAAADTPGLGWRSHGVTAWVLAVIPLTLIAGLLSLLPQVGWLVQALALYAALGLRSLGEHAEPVALALRGGDLNEARLRVGCMVSRETSALDETAVARAATESVLENGSDAVFAALFWFAVAGAPGVVLYRLSNTLDAMWGYRNARFERFGWAAAKIDDVLNYIPARLVALTYALLGQTRLALRCWRTQAPQWDSPNAGPVMAAGAGALGVALGGAARYHGALHERPQLGEGPAPSAADIWRALALVRQGVLLWLALILIPGVL from the coding sequence ATGAGCCTGGCGCTGTTGAGTGTGCTCGGGGTGGCGCTGGACGCGCTGCTGGGCGAGCCGAAGCGCTGGCACCCGCTGGTGGCCTTCGGGCGCTTCGCCGATCGACTGGAGCGGCGCTTCAATCGATCGCGCACGGATGCGGCGGCCGACACGCCCGGTCTGGGCTGGCGCAGTCATGGCGTTACCGCCTGGGTGCTCGCGGTCATTCCGCTGACCTTGATCGCAGGGTTGCTGAGCCTGCTGCCCCAGGTCGGCTGGCTGGTCCAGGCGCTCGCCCTGTATGCCGCGCTGGGCCTGCGCAGCCTGGGTGAGCACGCCGAACCGGTGGCCCTGGCATTGCGCGGCGGCGATCTGAACGAAGCGCGTCTGCGCGTGGGTTGCATGGTCAGCCGCGAAACCTCCGCGCTGGACGAGACCGCCGTGGCCCGCGCGGCCACCGAGTCGGTGCTGGAGAACGGCAGCGACGCGGTGTTCGCCGCGCTGTTCTGGTTCGCCGTGGCCGGCGCTCCGGGCGTGGTGCTGTATCGGCTGAGCAATACCCTCGATGCGATGTGGGGTTATCGCAACGCGCGCTTCGAACGCTTCGGCTGGGCGGCGGCGAAGATCGACGATGTGCTCAATTACATCCCGGCGCGACTGGTGGCGCTGACCTACGCGCTGCTCGGGCAGACCCGCCTGGCACTGCGCTGCTGGCGCACGCAGGCGCCGCAATGGGACAGCCCCAACGCCGGCCCGGTGATGGCCGCCGGTGCCGGCGCCCTGGGTGTCGCGCTGGGCGGTGCGGCGCGCTACCACGGCGCGCTGCATGAACGTCCGCAACTGGGCGAAGGCCCGGCGCCGAGCGCGGCGGACATCTGGCGCGCGCTGGCCCTGGTGCGCCAGGGCGTGCTGCTGTGGCTGGCGCTCATCCTGATTCCGGGAGTGCTCTGA
- a CDS encoding cobyric acid synthase, translating into MVQGTTLMVQGTTSDAGKSTLVTALCRWLRRQGVAVAPFKPQNMALNSAVTADGGEIGRAQAVQAQACGLAPHTDMNPVLLKPNSDIGAQVVIHGRAVTSMNAAAYHDYKRVAMQAVLESHARLAAQYPVVMVEGAGSPAEINLRTNDIANMGFAEAVDCPVILVADIDRGGVFAHLVGTLELLSVSERARVKGFVINRFRGDIALLQNGLDWLEQRTGVPVLGVLPYLMDFHLEAEDAIDLRQTAKSGECLRVAVPVLPRISNHTDFDPLRLHPQVELSFVGPGQPRPPTDLIILPGSKSVRADLAFLREQGWDTAIQRHLRYGGKLLGICGGLQMLGQTLADPHGLEGAAGESDGLGLLDFRTVLEPEKQLRNVRGRLALEDAEVAGYEIHAGVSEGPALECPAVRLGDGRADGAVSADGQVLGTYLHGLFESPAACSALLRWAGLREVRSIDYHALRERDIERLADQVEAHLDTARLKALCGL; encoded by the coding sequence ATGGTGCAGGGCACGACATTGATGGTGCAGGGCACCACCTCCGACGCCGGCAAGAGCACCCTGGTGACGGCGCTGTGCCGCTGGCTGCGTCGCCAGGGCGTGGCGGTGGCGCCGTTCAAGCCGCAGAACATGGCGCTCAACAGCGCGGTCACCGCCGACGGCGGCGAGATCGGCCGCGCCCAGGCGGTCCAGGCCCAGGCCTGTGGATTGGCACCGCACACCGACATGAACCCGGTGCTGCTCAAGCCCAACAGCGACATCGGCGCCCAGGTGGTCATCCACGGCCGCGCGGTGACCAGCATGAACGCCGCCGCCTACCACGACTACAAGCGGGTGGCGATGCAGGCGGTGCTGGAGTCGCACGCGCGTCTCGCCGCGCAGTACCCGGTGGTCATGGTGGAAGGCGCGGGCTCGCCGGCAGAGATCAACCTGCGCACCAACGACATCGCCAACATGGGCTTCGCCGAGGCGGTGGACTGCCCGGTGATCCTCGTCGCGGACATCGACCGTGGCGGCGTGTTCGCGCATCTGGTCGGCACCCTGGAGTTGCTGTCCGTGAGCGAGCGGGCGCGGGTGAAGGGCTTCGTGATCAACCGCTTCCGGGGCGACATCGCGCTGTTGCAGAACGGCCTCGACTGGCTGGAACAGCGCACCGGCGTGCCGGTGCTGGGCGTGCTGCCATACCTGATGGATTTCCACCTGGAAGCCGAGGACGCCATCGACCTCCGCCAGACCGCCAAGAGCGGCGAATGTCTGCGCGTGGCGGTACCGGTGCTGCCGCGCATCAGCAATCACACCGATTTCGACCCGCTGCGTTTGCACCCACAGGTGGAGCTGAGCTTCGTCGGGCCGGGGCAGCCGCGGCCGCCGACGGACCTGATCATCCTGCCCGGCTCCAAGAGCGTTCGAGCCGACCTTGCCTTCCTCCGCGAGCAGGGGTGGGATACGGCGATCCAGCGCCACCTGCGCTATGGCGGCAAGCTGCTGGGGATCTGTGGAGGGTTGCAGATGCTGGGACAGACCCTGGCCGACCCGCATGGACTGGAAGGCGCGGCGGGGGAGAGCGACGGCCTCGGCCTGCTGGACTTCCGCACCGTGCTGGAGCCGGAGAAGCAACTGCGCAATGTCCGCGGCCGGTTGGCGCTGGAGGATGCCGAGGTGGCCGGGTACGAGATTCATGCCGGCGTCAGCGAAGGCCCGGCGCTGGAATGTCCCGCCGTCCGCCTGGGCGATGGTCGCGCCGATGGCGCCGTGAGTGCGGACGGCCAGGTGCTGGGCACCTACCTGCACGGGCTGTTCGAGTCGCCGGCCGCCTGCTCGGCGCTGCTGCGCTGGGCGGGATTGCGCGAGGTGCGGAGCATCGATTACCACGCGCTGCGTGAGCGCGACATCGAGCGCCTGGCCGACCAGGTCGAGGCGCATCTGGATACTGCACGATTGAAAGCACTATGCGGGCTGTAG
- the bluB gene encoding 5,6-dimethylbenzimidazole synthase: MTQHAYSLEERAALYRAIAERRDMRHFSGGEVAPELLARLLEAAHQAPSVGLMQPWRFIRITARALRQSIHQLVEDERVRTAEALGERSAEFMRLKVEGVLDCAEVLVAALMDGREAHVFGRRTLPQMDLASLACALQNLWLASRAEGLGMGWVSLFDPAALGELLGLPVGAEAVAVICLGPVSEFYPAPMLALEGWRQPRPLGELLFENHWGEQP, encoded by the coding sequence ATGACTCAGCACGCCTACAGCCTTGAAGAACGCGCCGCGCTCTACCGCGCCATTGCCGAGCGCCGCGACATGCGCCACTTCAGCGGCGGCGAGGTGGCGCCCGAGCTGCTTGCCCGTCTGCTGGAGGCCGCCCATCAGGCGCCCAGCGTCGGCCTGATGCAGCCGTGGCGGTTCATCCGTATCACCGCCAGGGCGTTGCGCCAGTCGATCCACCAACTGGTGGAGGACGAACGTGTGCGCACCGCCGAGGCGTTGGGCGAACGCTCCGCCGAATTCATGCGGCTGAAGGTGGAGGGGGTGCTCGACTGCGCCGAAGTGCTGGTCGCCGCGCTGATGGACGGCCGCGAGGCGCATGTGTTCGGCCGCCGCACGCTGCCGCAGATGGACCTGGCCTCGCTGGCCTGCGCCCTCCAGAACCTCTGGCTCGCCTCCCGCGCGGAGGGCCTGGGCATGGGTTGGGTGTCGTTGTTCGACCCGGCCGCCTTGGGCGAACTGCTCGGCCTGCCCGTCGGGGCCGAAGCGGTGGCGGTGATCTGCCTCGGGCCGGTGAGCGAGTTCTACCCGGCGCCGATGCTGGCCCTGGAGGGCTGGCGGCAGCCGCGCCCGCTCGGCGAGCTGCTGTTCGAGAACCACTGGGGGGAGCAGCCATGA